The Lysobacter gummosus genome includes a region encoding these proteins:
- a CDS encoding LysR family transcriptional regulator, with the protein MNDRLLGIVAFVQSAEAGSFAVAADRLGVTRSAIGKRIARLEQQLGARLFHRSTRRQSLTDDGQAYYERCVKALAELDAAEAALDTSRREPSGRLRISAPVLFGRHCVAPVILELARRHPKLDIDLSFNDRVVDLVEEGYDLGIRIGRLPDSATLAARRLTEENLGICAAPEYLARRGLPRDVDDFRGHDAVIYGRHGQNVSWRLRDANGQVREPDVQARLRFDDLQAIADAAIAGAGLAMLPCWLLSRYLRSGELQMVMHADRVVGSRISAIWPHTHYLPLRTRAAIDLLVERIPALVGLDGVRLREAA; encoded by the coding sequence ATGAATGATCGCCTGCTCGGTATCGTCGCCTTCGTCCAGTCCGCCGAAGCCGGCAGCTTCGCCGTCGCCGCCGACCGCCTGGGTGTGACCCGTTCGGCGATCGGCAAGCGCATCGCCCGGCTCGAACAGCAACTCGGCGCGCGCCTGTTCCATCGCAGCACGCGCCGGCAGAGCCTGACCGACGACGGCCAGGCCTATTACGAACGCTGCGTCAAAGCGCTGGCCGAACTCGACGCCGCCGAAGCCGCGCTCGACACCAGCCGGCGCGAGCCCAGCGGGCGGCTGCGGATCAGCGCGCCGGTGTTGTTCGGCCGACACTGCGTGGCGCCGGTGATCCTGGAACTGGCGCGTCGCCATCCCAAGCTCGACATCGACCTGTCGTTCAACGACCGCGTGGTCGATCTGGTCGAGGAAGGCTACGACCTGGGCATCCGCATCGGCCGCCTGCCCGACAGCGCCACTCTCGCCGCGCGCCGGCTCACCGAAGAGAACCTGGGCATCTGCGCCGCGCCCGAGTACCTGGCGCGGCGCGGGCTGCCGCGCGATGTGGACGATTTCCGCGGCCACGACGCGGTGATCTACGGCCGCCATGGCCAGAACGTGTCCTGGCGCCTGCGCGACGCCAACGGCCAGGTGCGCGAACCCGACGTGCAGGCACGGCTGCGCTTCGACGATCTGCAGGCGATCGCCGACGCCGCCATCGCCGGCGCCGGCCTGGCGATGCTGCCGTGCTGGCTGCTGAGCCGTTACCTGCGCAGCGGCGAATTGCAGATGGTCATGCATGCCGATCGCGTCGTCGGCAGCCGCATCAGCGCGATCTGGCCGCACACCCACTACCTGCCGCTGCGCACGCGCGCGGCGATCGATCTGCTGGTGGAGCGGATTCCGGCGCTGGTGGGGTTGGATGGGGTGCGGTTGCGCGAGGCGGCTTGA
- a CDS encoding zinc-dependent alcohol dehydrogenase family protein, with product MKAFRIRSGAGIGTLALSESPSAALAPGQVRVKVRAVSLNFRDLMIADGSYLADSENPVIPGSDAVGEIVEVGPATSRWRVGDRVATSFFPYWHHGAATPHNTRDALGAVADGVLAEEIVISEDSVFAVPEHLDDAQAATLSCAGVTAWNALFVEAKLQPGQSVLLLGTGGVSIWGLQLAKAAGLETIITSSSDDKLERAKALGASATINYRTHPEWQDEVRKLSGGRGVDAVLEVGGKGTLQRSIDAAAMNGTIAIIGGVSGFAGEFNPFSLITGAKRLSGIFVGSRGMGEDLSRFVGVNKIAPVVDRVFDFEQTPAAYEYLKSGAHFGKVVIRVAR from the coding sequence ATGAAGGCTTTTCGTATCCGCAGCGGCGCAGGCATCGGCACGCTGGCGTTGTCCGAGTCCCCGTCCGCGGCACTGGCGCCGGGCCAGGTGCGGGTGAAAGTGCGCGCGGTGTCGTTGAACTTCCGCGATCTGATGATCGCCGACGGCAGTTATCTGGCCGATTCCGAGAATCCGGTGATCCCGGGCTCCGACGCGGTCGGCGAAATCGTCGAAGTCGGCCCGGCGACCAGCCGCTGGCGCGTCGGCGACCGCGTCGCCACCAGCTTCTTCCCGTACTGGCACCACGGCGCGGCGACGCCGCACAACACCCGCGACGCGCTCGGCGCGGTCGCCGACGGCGTGCTGGCGGAGGAAATCGTGATCTCGGAGGATTCCGTGTTCGCCGTGCCCGAGCACCTGGACGACGCCCAGGCCGCGACCCTGTCCTGCGCCGGCGTGACCGCCTGGAATGCGCTGTTCGTGGAAGCCAAACTGCAGCCGGGTCAGAGCGTGCTGCTGCTGGGCACCGGCGGCGTGTCGATCTGGGGCCTGCAACTGGCCAAGGCTGCCGGCCTGGAAACCATCATCACCTCTTCCAGCGACGACAAGCTCGAACGCGCCAAGGCTCTGGGCGCCAGCGCGACCATCAACTACCGCACTCATCCGGAATGGCAGGACGAAGTGCGCAAGCTCAGCGGCGGCCGCGGCGTGGACGCGGTGCTGGAAGTCGGCGGCAAGGGCACCTTGCAGCGTTCGATCGACGCGGCGGCGATGAACGGCACCATCGCCATCATCGGCGGCGTCAGCGGTTTCGCCGGAGAGTTCAATCCGTTCTCGTTGATCACCGGCGCCAAGCGCCTGTCGGGCATCTTCGTCGGCAGCCGCGGCATGGGCGAGGATCTGTCGCGCTTCGTCGGCGTGAACAAGATCGCGCCGGTAGTGGATCGGGTGTTCGATTTCGAACAGACGCCCGCCGCGTACGAGTACCTCAAGAGCGGCGCGCACTTCGGCAAGGTGGTGATCCGGGTCGCGCGCTGA
- a CDS encoding GNAT family N-acetyltransferase → MNAPRTVVTDLPTRIRRAEPSDVGALALTGAATFLESFAGILDGRDIVEHCRLQHAPSVYADWLADDAVAAWLAETVSPPAPVGYAVIAPPKLPLDDLSETDLELKRIYLLSRFHGGGVGRELMNHAIAESRARGARRLLLGVYSGNARALAFYARNGFVKVGERRFQVGGNIYDDDVLALDLRA, encoded by the coding sequence ATGAACGCCCCCCGCACCGTCGTCACCGATCTGCCCACCCGCATCCGCCGCGCCGAGCCGTCCGATGTCGGCGCCCTCGCGCTGACCGGCGCGGCCACGTTCCTGGAATCCTTCGCCGGGATTCTCGACGGACGCGACATCGTCGAGCACTGCCGTCTGCAGCACGCGCCGTCGGTGTACGCCGACTGGCTGGCCGACGACGCGGTCGCCGCGTGGCTGGCCGAAACCGTCTCGCCCCCGGCGCCGGTGGGCTATGCGGTGATCGCGCCGCCCAAGCTGCCCTTGGACGATCTGAGCGAGACCGACCTGGAACTCAAGCGCATCTATCTGCTGTCGCGATTCCACGGCGGCGGCGTCGGCCGCGAGCTGATGAACCACGCCATCGCCGAATCGCGCGCCCGCGGCGCGCGCCGCCTGCTGCTGGGCGTGTACTCGGGCAATGCGCGCGCGCTGGCGTTCTACGCGCGCAACGGCTTCGTCAAGGTCGGCGAGCGTCGTTTCCAGGTCGGCGGCAATATCTACGACGACGACGTGCTGGCCCTGGACCTGCGCGCGTGA
- a CDS encoding GNAT family N-acetyltransferase, with protein sequence MSVAVAPLRAERLQAALAFDASFLVDSRLSLHADDGAIGFDIVPVSPYRKRYGDAIGVEELREYLDGEDCAAFVALDADAVIGRLLLSRSWNGYALIDDIAVDAGARRGGAGSALIDRALAWAREQALPGVMLETQDNNVAACRFYQRKGFVLGGFDRFHYAHDPALAHETALFWYQLVT encoded by the coding sequence GTGAGCGTAGCGGTCGCGCCGTTGCGCGCCGAGCGCCTGCAGGCCGCGCTGGCGTTCGACGCCAGCTTCCTGGTCGATTCGCGCCTGAGCCTGCATGCGGACGACGGCGCGATCGGTTTCGACATCGTGCCGGTGTCGCCTTACCGCAAGCGCTACGGCGATGCCATCGGCGTGGAGGAACTGCGCGAATACCTCGACGGCGAAGATTGCGCGGCGTTCGTCGCACTCGATGCCGACGCGGTGATCGGCCGGCTGCTGCTGTCGCGCAGTTGGAACGGCTACGCGCTGATCGACGATATCGCCGTGGATGCCGGTGCGCGCCGCGGCGGCGCCGGCTCGGCCCTGATCGATCGCGCCCTGGCCTGGGCGCGCGAGCAGGCCTTGCCCGGGGTGATGCTGGAAACGCAGGACAACAACGTCGCCGCGTGCCGCTTCTATCAGCGCAAAGGTTTCGTGCTGGGCGGGTTCGACCGCTTCCACTATGCGCATGACCCGGCGTTGGCACATGAAACTGCGCTCTTTTGGTATCAGTTAGTCACCTAA
- a CDS encoding DNA methyltransferase, which produces MDSRSWLLLQPDPPEHDLPADLRARDRFGGRDCGWVAQMRPFVRHFSQPGQCVFDPFCGFGTTLLAAALEGRSGCGIEIDAARAELARERLRRHGVDAPIAVGSLPQTAIPRAIDLCLTNVPYFGCRWPSDEAGPDEGQLYLENDYAAYLHRLRDIFHTVRRALPEGGFCIAMVENLTIQDRMLPLAWDLAGVLRGLFVAREERLLCYQRDKQALPAGATRSNRSHEYALIFQKTRETPCIASTRAELRAMAEAGFAFEVFGSFASWLSRDDDTAPRPPGDADLLLPDDQGRFDALLHWLHARNYELTLWGEAVLPPLPLERLRAHWYLRAQRRDRLGRLVRLDLCLDAHA; this is translated from the coding sequence ATGGATAGCCGCAGCTGGCTGCTGTTGCAGCCCGATCCGCCGGAACACGACCTGCCGGCCGACCTGCGCGCGCGCGACCGCTTCGGCGGCCGCGATTGCGGCTGGGTCGCGCAGATGCGTCCGTTCGTACGCCATTTCAGCCAGCCCGGCCAATGCGTGTTCGATCCGTTCTGCGGCTTCGGCACCACCTTGCTCGCCGCCGCGCTGGAAGGTCGCAGCGGCTGCGGAATCGAGATCGACGCCGCCCGCGCCGAACTCGCGCGCGAACGCCTGCGCCGCCACGGCGTGGACGCGCCGATCGCGGTCGGCAGCCTGCCGCAGACCGCGATCCCGCGCGCGATCGATCTGTGCCTGACCAACGTGCCCTACTTCGGCTGTCGCTGGCCAAGCGATGAAGCCGGCCCGGACGAAGGCCAGCTTTATCTGGAAAACGACTACGCCGCCTATCTGCACCGCCTGCGCGACATCTTCCACACCGTGCGCCGCGCCCTTCCCGAGGGCGGTTTCTGCATCGCCATGGTCGAGAACCTGACGATCCAGGACCGGATGCTGCCGCTGGCCTGGGATCTGGCCGGCGTGCTGCGCGGCTTGTTCGTGGCGCGCGAGGAGCGCCTGCTGTGTTATCAGCGCGACAAGCAAGCGCTACCGGCCGGCGCCACGCGCAGCAACCGCAGTCACGAGTACGCGCTGATCTTTCAGAAGACCCGCGAAACCCCGTGCATCGCCAGCACCCGCGCCGAACTGCGGGCGATGGCCGAGGCCGGCTTCGCCTTCGAAGTGTTCGGCAGCTTCGCGTCCTGGTTGTCGCGCGACGACGACACCGCGCCGCGCCCGCCCGGCGATGCCGATCTGCTGCTGCCCGACGATCAGGGCCGTTTCGATGCGCTGCTGCACTGGCTGCACGCGCGCAATTACGAACTCACGCTATGGGGCGAGGCGGTGCTGCCGCCGCTGCCGCTGGAACGTCTGCGCGCGCATTGGTATCTGCGTGCGCAGCGCCGCGACCGGCTCGGCCGCTTGGTGCGGCTGGATTTGTGTTTGGACGCGCACGCTTGA
- a CDS encoding nicotinate phosphoribosyltransferase produces MQCLDNLLLNTDSYKASHWLQYPPGTDATFFYVESRGGVHDRTVFFGLQAILKEYLAKPITHADIIEARDLFAAHGEPFNETGWRYIVDHHGGLMPIRIRAVPEGTVVPTHQALVTIESTDPNAYWVPSYLETLLLRLWYPVTVATISWHAKQTIRQFLERTSDDPEGQLPFKLHDFGARGVSSTESAAFGGAAHLVNFLGTDTVSGLLLARRYYHEPMAGFSIPAAEHSTITSWGREHEVDAYRNMLTQFGKPGAIVAVVSDSYDIFHAIREHWGKTLRDEVIASGATLVVRPDSGDPVDVVHQCVTMLDEAFGHTVNSKGYKVLNHVRVIQGDGINPTSIRAILERITSYGYATDNLAFGMGGALLQRLDRDTQKFALKCSAARVNGEWIDVYKDPVTDKGKSSKRGRMTLLRHREYGHFKTVPVPPEAASLEEAVKPLGFDDAMVTVWEDGRIVNDWTFAQVRELANATRL; encoded by the coding sequence ATGCAATGCCTCGACAACCTGCTGCTCAACACCGACAGCTATAAGGCCAGCCACTGGCTGCAATACCCGCCCGGCACCGATGCGACGTTCTTCTACGTCGAATCGCGCGGCGGCGTGCACGATCGCACCGTGTTCTTCGGCCTGCAGGCGATCTTGAAAGAGTATCTGGCCAAGCCGATCACCCACGCCGACATCATTGAGGCGCGCGACCTGTTCGCCGCGCACGGCGAACCGTTCAACGAGACCGGCTGGCGCTACATCGTCGATCATCACGGCGGACTGATGCCGATCCGTATCCGCGCCGTGCCCGAAGGCACGGTGGTGCCGACGCATCAGGCCCTGGTGACGATCGAATCCACCGACCCGAACGCCTACTGGGTGCCGTCGTACCTGGAAACGCTGCTGCTGCGCCTGTGGTATCCGGTGACGGTGGCGACGATCAGTTGGCATGCCAAGCAGACCATCCGCCAGTTCCTGGAACGCACCAGCGACGATCCGGAAGGCCAGCTGCCGTTCAAGCTGCATGACTTCGGCGCGCGCGGCGTATCCAGCACCGAGTCGGCGGCGTTCGGCGGCGCCGCGCATCTGGTGAATTTCCTCGGCACCGACACGGTGTCGGGCCTGTTGCTGGCGCGCCGCTATTATCACGAACCGATGGCCGGCTTCTCCATTCCGGCCGCCGAGCACAGCACCATCACCAGTTGGGGACGCGAACACGAGGTGGACGCGTACCGCAACATGCTGACCCAGTTCGGCAAGCCCGGCGCGATCGTCGCGGTGGTCTCCGACAGCTACGACATCTTCCATGCGATCCGCGAGCATTGGGGCAAGACATTGCGCGATGAGGTCATCGCTTCGGGCGCGACCCTGGTGGTGCGTCCGGACTCCGGCGATCCGGTCGATGTCGTGCACCAGTGCGTGACCATGCTAGACGAAGCCTTCGGCCATACCGTCAACAGCAAGGGCTACAAGGTGCTCAACCACGTGCGGGTGATCCAGGGCGACGGCATCAACCCGACCAGCATCCGCGCGATCCTGGAACGCATCACCAGCTACGGCTACGCCACCGACAACCTCGCCTTCGGCATGGGCGGCGCGCTGTTGCAGCGGTTGGATCGCGATACGCAGAAGTTCGCGCTGAAGTGTTCCGCGGCGCGGGTCAACGGCGAGTGGATCGACGTCTACAAGGACCCGGTCACCGACAAGGGCAAGTCGAGCAAGCGCGGCCGCATGACACTGCTGCGCCATCGCGAATACGGCCACTTCAAGACCGTGCCGGTGCCGCCGGAAGCGGCGTCGCTGGAAGAAGCGGTGAAGCCGCTGGGCTTCGACGATGCGATGGTGACGGTGTGGGAGGACGGCAGGATCGTCAACGACTGGACGTTCGCGCAGGTGCGCGAGTTGGCTAACGCTACGCGGCTTTGA
- a CDS encoding bifunctional nicotinamide-nucleotide adenylyltransferase/Nudix hydroxylase, whose protein sequence is MAHEYDYLVFIGRFEPFHNGHAAVARHGLAKAAKVIFLVGSADTPRTIKNPFTVAERAVMIQAALNDADGRLIVRPLRDHLYNESLWIANVQRTVAEAVRADGGDADARIGLIGMDKDASSYYLREFPQWPLVDVSHTATLSATELRRYLFEANQIDSHGGLMLIRANVPGPVFDMLEAFRKSSPAFTQLVAEYRFIEQYRAAWADAPYAPTFVTTDAVIVHSGHVLLVRRRAEPGKGLWALPGGFVGQDETVLDACLRELREETRLKLPLPVLKGSIKGEHVFDHPERSARGRTITHAFHFEFPAGELPAVRGGDDADKARWIPVSEALEMSPQLFEDHLHILEFFLGRG, encoded by the coding sequence ATGGCACACGAATACGATTACCTGGTTTTCATCGGCCGTTTCGAGCCTTTCCACAACGGTCACGCCGCCGTCGCCCGCCATGGCCTGGCCAAGGCCGCCAAAGTCATCTTCCTGGTCGGTTCCGCCGACACCCCCCGCACCATCAAGAACCCCTTCACCGTCGCCGAGCGCGCGGTGATGATCCAGGCCGCGCTCAACGACGCCGACGGCCGGCTGATCGTGCGCCCGCTGCGCGATCACCTCTATAACGAGAGCCTGTGGATCGCCAACGTGCAGCGCACCGTCGCCGAGGCCGTACGCGCCGACGGCGGCGATGCCGACGCGCGCATCGGCCTGATCGGCATGGACAAGGACGCCTCCAGCTACTACCTGCGCGAATTCCCGCAGTGGCCGCTGGTCGATGTCAGCCACACCGCCACGCTGTCGGCGACCGAGCTGCGCCGCTATCTGTTCGAAGCCAACCAGATCGACAGCCACGGCGGCCTGATGCTGATCCGCGCCAACGTGCCCGGCCCGGTGTTCGACATGCTCGAAGCCTTCCGCAAGAGCTCTCCGGCGTTCACCCAGCTGGTCGCCGAGTACCGGTTCATCGAGCAGTACCGCGCCGCCTGGGCCGATGCGCCGTATGCGCCGACCTTCGTCACCACCGATGCGGTGATCGTGCATTCCGGCCACGTGCTGCTGGTGCGCCGTCGCGCCGAACCGGGCAAGGGCCTGTGGGCCCTGCCGGGCGGCTTCGTCGGCCAGGACGAGACCGTGCTCGACGCCTGCTTGCGCGAGCTGCGCGAGGAAACCCGGCTCAAGCTGCCGCTGCCGGTGCTCAAGGGTTCGATCAAGGGCGAGCACGTGTTCGACCATCCCGAACGCAGCGCGCGCGGCCGCACCATCACCCACGCCTTCCACTTCGAATTCCCGGCCGGCGAACTGCCCGCCGTGCGCGGCGGCGACGATGCAGACAAGGCGCGCTGGATTCCGGTCAGCGAAGCGCTGGAGATGAGCCCGCAATTGTTCGAAGACCACCTGCACATCCTCGAATTCTTTCTCGGCCGCGGTTAA
- a CDS encoding RNA-binding S4 domain-containing protein: protein MQPIRFELDPSHDHVELNQLLKLVGLCDSGGAGKAMVASGVVRVDGQVELRKTCKIRAGQTVECEGSTIQVVSG from the coding sequence ATGCAACCGATCCGTTTCGAACTCGACCCCAGCCACGACCACGTCGAACTCAATCAACTGCTCAAGCTGGTCGGCCTGTGCGACAGCGGCGGTGCCGGCAAGGCCATGGTCGCCAGCGGCGTGGTGCGGGTGGACGGCCAGGTCGAGCTGCGCAAGACCTGCAAGATCCGCGCGGGGCAGACGGTGGAGTGCGAGGGCTCGACGATTCAGGTCGTCTCCGGCTGA
- a CDS encoding zinc-dependent alcohol dehydrogenase family protein — protein MKKAQYEQRGPVPQDVIQAVEFQTPPLAAGQVLIEVLASPINPSDVLTLTGEYGLLPPLPAVGGNEGVGRIAEVGPEVTNLKPGQTVLLPIQGGAWATHMVAPAKHLIALPDDADPKQLAMITINPPTALLMLSDIVELQPGDWVIQNAANSAVGTYLIQLAKLRGLRTINVVRRESAVEAVRAAGADVVLVDGEDLGKRARGAANKAPIKLGIDAVGGLATQHIAQSLAEGGVVVNYGAMSGEACQISPASFVFRDVSLRGFWLSRWFQTATPARRAEVFGEVTKLIATGKLQARVQATYGLDQIKEAVTAAAAGERDGKILVLPNGPV, from the coding sequence ATGAAGAAGGCCCAGTACGAGCAGCGCGGTCCGGTGCCGCAGGACGTGATCCAGGCGGTGGAGTTCCAGACGCCGCCGCTGGCCGCCGGGCAGGTGCTGATCGAAGTCCTCGCTTCGCCGATCAATCCCTCCGACGTGCTGACCCTGACCGGCGAGTACGGCCTGCTGCCGCCGCTGCCCGCGGTCGGCGGCAACGAGGGCGTGGGCCGGATCGCCGAGGTCGGGCCGGAGGTGACGAATCTGAAACCCGGCCAGACCGTGCTGCTGCCGATCCAGGGCGGCGCCTGGGCCACGCACATGGTCGCCCCGGCCAAGCATCTGATCGCGCTGCCCGACGACGCCGATCCCAAGCAGCTGGCGATGATCACGATCAATCCCCCGACCGCGCTGCTGATGCTCAGCGACATCGTCGAGCTGCAGCCGGGCGACTGGGTGATCCAGAACGCGGCCAATTCGGCGGTCGGCACCTACCTGATCCAGCTGGCCAAGCTGCGCGGGCTGCGCACGATCAATGTGGTGCGGCGCGAATCGGCGGTGGAGGCGGTGCGCGCAGCCGGCGCGGACGTGGTCCTGGTCGATGGCGAGGACCTGGGCAAGCGCGCCCGCGGGGCGGCGAACAAGGCGCCGATCAAGCTCGGCATCGACGCGGTCGGCGGGCTGGCGACCCAGCACATCGCGCAATCGCTGGCCGAGGGCGGGGTGGTGGTCAACTACGGCGCGATGAGCGGCGAGGCCTGTCAGATTTCGCCGGCCTCGTTCGTGTTTCGCGATGTCAGCCTGCGCGGGTTCTGGCTGTCGCGCTGGTTCCAGACCGCGACCCCGGCGCGGCGCGCGGAAGTGTTCGGCGAGGTCACCAAGCTGATCGCCACCGGCAAGTTGCAGGCGCGGGTGCAGGCGACCTACGGCCTGGACCAGATCAAGGAAGCGGTGACCGCCGCCGCGGCCGGCGAGCGCGACGGCAAGATCCTGGTCCTGCCGAACGGGCCGGTGTGA
- a CDS encoding MAPEG family protein, whose product MNTELQMLAWSIALGIVQLLTAAAFMTAQRGMHWNAGARDGTPEPLTGMAARLDRAWRNFMETFPFFAAAVLAVTLSGRGNDATALGAQVYFWARLAYVPVYAAGIPYLRTAIWAAALWGVLQMLWALL is encoded by the coding sequence ATGAACACCGAACTGCAAATGCTGGCTTGGTCGATCGCCCTGGGCATCGTCCAACTGCTGACCGCCGCCGCCTTCATGACCGCCCAGCGCGGCATGCACTGGAATGCCGGCGCCCGCGACGGCACGCCCGAACCCTTGACCGGCATGGCCGCGCGCCTGGACCGGGCCTGGCGCAACTTCATGGAGACCTTCCCGTTCTTTGCCGCCGCGGTGTTGGCGGTGACCCTGAGCGGTCGCGGCAACGACGCCACCGCGCTCGGCGCGCAGGTGTATTTCTGGGCGCGGCTGGCCTATGTGCCGGTGTACGCCGCGGGAATTCCTTATTTGCGCACCGCGATCTGGGCCGCGGCGCTGTGGGGCGTGCTGCAAATGTTGTGGGCGTTGCTTTAG
- a CDS encoding GIY-YIG nuclease family protein: protein MSPWFVYVIECRDGSLYTGIAVDVERRYAEHVAGKGARYTRSHPPAQLLARFPHPDRSSALRAEYAIKQLTASAKRALCADAAVVAAAAEASADAPGEPVQADTASV from the coding sequence ATGTCGCCCTGGTTCGTCTATGTCATCGAATGCCGCGACGGCAGTCTCTACACCGGCATTGCCGTCGATGTGGAGCGCCGTTACGCCGAACACGTCGCCGGCAAGGGCGCGCGTTACACGCGCTCACACCCGCCAGCACAGCTTCTTGCCCGATTCCCCCACCCCGACCGGTCTTCGGCCCTGCGCGCCGAGTATGCGATCAAACAACTGACGGCGTCGGCCAAACGGGCCTTGTGCGCCGACGCGGCCGTCGTCGCGGCGGCCGCCGAGGCGAGCGCGGACGCACCAGGCGAACCGGTTCAGGCGGACACCGCGTCCGTGTGA
- a CDS encoding fatty acid desaturase, protein MNADAESQTSVANLRQLCARFAKPQLGRAVWQLINTLVPFAAMWALMAWSVIGHWGYGWTLLMALPTAGLYVRTFIIQHDCGHGSFFASSRANDMVGRCLGLVTLFPYGYWKKTHAIHHGTSGNLDRREMGDIETLTVAEYRARSWLGRLSYRLYRSIPVLLGVGPVYQFVIKHRFPFDLPFTWKREWASVLFNNLALAVTILAMGFAIGWHTVFMVHLPIVLFAGAAGVWLFYVQHTFEDAYWTRKGEWDSHEAAIAGSSYYDLPGIVHWFTGNIGYHHIHHLASRIPNYRLREAFESSPLLQAAPRLTMWSSLKCARMKLWDEELQRMVGFPKKQPKCASA, encoded by the coding sequence TTGAACGCCGACGCCGAATCGCAAACCTCCGTTGCCAACCTGCGTCAGCTTTGCGCGCGTTTCGCCAAGCCTCAACTCGGACGGGCCGTCTGGCAGCTCATCAACACGCTGGTTCCCTTCGCCGCGATGTGGGCGCTGATGGCCTGGAGCGTGATCGGCCACTGGGGCTACGGCTGGACCTTGCTGATGGCGCTGCCGACCGCCGGCCTGTACGTGCGCACCTTCATCATCCAGCACGACTGCGGGCACGGCTCGTTCTTCGCCAGCAGCCGCGCCAACGACATGGTCGGGCGCTGCCTGGGCCTGGTGACCTTGTTCCCGTATGGCTACTGGAAGAAGACCCACGCCATCCACCACGGCACCTCGGGCAACCTCGACCGCCGCGAGATGGGCGACATCGAGACCCTGACCGTCGCCGAATACCGCGCGCGCTCCTGGCTCGGCCGCCTGAGCTATCGCCTGTACCGCAGCATCCCGGTGCTGCTGGGCGTCGGCCCGGTGTACCAGTTCGTGATCAAGCATCGTTTCCCGTTCGACCTGCCCTTCACCTGGAAGCGCGAGTGGGCGAGCGTGCTGTTCAACAACCTCGCGCTGGCGGTGACCATCCTGGCGATGGGCTTCGCCATCGGCTGGCACACGGTGTTCATGGTGCATCTGCCGATCGTGCTGTTCGCCGGCGCCGCCGGCGTATGGCTGTTCTACGTGCAGCACACCTTCGAAGACGCCTACTGGACCCGCAAGGGCGAGTGGGACTCGCACGAGGCGGCGATCGCGGGCAGCTCCTACTACGACCTGCCGGGCATCGTGCATTGGTTCACCGGCAACATCGGCTACCACCACATCCACCATCTGGCCAGCCGCATTCCCAACTACCGTCTGCGCGAGGCCTTCGAATCCAGCCCGCTGCTGCAGGCCGCGCCGCGGCTGACCATGTGGTCCAGCCTCAAGTGCGCGCGCATGAAGCTGTGGGATGAGGAATTGCAGCGGATGGTGGGCTTCCCAAAAAAGCAGCCCAAGTGCGCCAGCGCTTGA
- a CDS encoding metalloregulator ArsR/SmtB family transcription factor, with product MMQDKIFEALASSPRRQILAFLSERELSAGDIAARFEMSAPAISRHLSVLVNAGLISSERRGQFVVYKLVPDNLVNTLSQFAFEICPVGGPLKRESRRAKKAAG from the coding sequence ATGATGCAGGACAAGATCTTCGAAGCCCTGGCTTCCTCGCCGCGACGGCAGATCCTGGCCTTCCTGTCCGAACGCGAGCTCAGCGCCGGCGACATCGCCGCGCGCTTCGAGATGAGCGCGCCGGCGATCTCGCGCCACCTGTCGGTATTGGTCAACGCCGGCCTGATCAGCAGCGAGCGCCGCGGCCAGTTCGTGGTCTACAAGCTGGTGCCGGACAACCTGGTCAACACCCTGAGCCAGTTCGCCTTCGAGATCTGCCCGGTCGGCGGCCCGCTCAAGCGCGAAAGCCGGCGCGCCAAGAAGGCGGCCGGCTGA